In a single window of the Papaver somniferum cultivar HN1 chromosome 8, ASM357369v1, whole genome shotgun sequence genome:
- the LOC113304267 gene encoding uncharacterized protein LOC113304267 produces the protein MECNKEEAIRAKEIAEKKMQDNDFVGARRTAIKAQQLYPGLENISKILIICEVHCSAETKVGSEKDWYSILQVDQTADGGSINKQYKKLALLLHPDKNTFPGSEGAFKLIGEAQKLLVDPTRRKIYDLKCNAALKQAKAKAARNRNAREETGVHPHRGNPQQSNQQVQQQQQQQQQVQQQQQQQQQQQQQQQKQQVQQQQQQQQQQEKTQPEVFNGRYSFWTLCPFCSVRYEYQIQYLDKGLRCPNCVKIFIGHEVGPQGVASGGKESFAQKKEDPCQDSKKIGSDKESTMKVGGVSEAKRREAANLCKGGVNKANGMATENGSSMKVGGDSEAKGREAANLRKGDINKANGMATEDGSSRNGTRKRESKSTDNCRSQKKSRVTEPPNAAQGQAEATVESDASKTNEARVSSADLKENKVERHKGLAPDEKISPHEKSFLDGKDRAGECNSGKEDSVEVDKVPLAGFYDFNKDKSFAAGQIWAIYDHFDGMPRFYARIRQVFSSGFKVRMTLLEADSDDQYVIDWMTEDLPVACGKFKHSKNEYTEDPSKFSHRVEWGKILGRCPYMIYPRKGETWALYKNWDIKWSSDPDNHRNYEYEFVEVHSDYSEESGIKIAYLVKIKGFVSLFRPTIANGKDSLHIPPNEVLRFSHRVPSYRMSGEEREDFCEGYFELDPASLPSDIEKISDPTQVEVNIGSEDTDSNGLLNSPRMERTNKPQESTEPDENAGQPIQKNSIGSDPVNNPDGLDTVGSVGKPRSTSPLPVDPIMPNPEAMYYNFEKDKLPQKFICGQIWAMYCDLDGLPKFYCHIKKVELSPSFKLQIRWLESCSLPKGATKLLDKQIPICCGTFTHGSKAEFDETASFSHMSRPVTFSKTSKFEINPRKGEVWALYKNFNPKLSHSDLDKCEYEIVEVREVKPQLIQVLVLEQNCETVHFGTIFKSKRNGQEITMEIPAVDLLRFSYQIPAFQLTNKVHEKLQGCWELDPKALPESYILDRTASGSGNKDQ, from the exons ATGGAGTGCAACAAAGAAGAGGCCATCAGAGCCAAggagattgcagagaaaaagaTGCAAGACAATGACTTTGTGGGAGCAAGGAGAACTGCCATTAAGGCCCAGCAACTATACCCTGGTTTAGAAAATATCTCCAAGATTCTAATTATATGTGAAGTACACTGTTCTGCGGAGACCAAAGTAGGGTCTGAAAAAGACTGGTACAGTATCCTTCAGGTTGATCAAACAGCAGATGGGGGATCAATTAATAAGCAGTACAAAAAGCTCGCTCTCTTACTTCATCCTGACAAGAACACGTTTCCTGGTTCAGAAGGTGCATTTAAATTGATCGGGGAAGCCCAGAAGTTGCTTGTGGACCccacacgaaggaaaatatatgATCTGAAATGTAATGCAGCACTGAAGCAGGCTAAAGCAAAGGCAGCTCGTAATAGAAATGCAAGAGAAGAAACTGGGGTACATCCCCATCGTGGGAATCCTCAACAGAGTAATCAGCAagtacagcaacaacaacaacaacagcagcaagtacagcaacaacaacaacaacaacaacagcagcaacaacaacaacaaaagcagcaagtacagcaacaacaacagcaacagcagcaacaggaaaAGACCCAACCCGAGGTTTTTAATGGACGATATTCATTCTGGACACTATGCCCTTTTTGCAGTGTAAGGTACGAATATCAGATACAATATTTGGACAAAGGTCTGCGTTGTCCAAATTGCGTGAAAATCTTTATCGGACATGAAGTGGGTCCTCAAGGGGTGGCATCTGGAGGTAAAGAGTCGTTTGCTCAAAAGAAAGAAGATCCATGCCAGGATAGTAAAAAAATAGGATCTGACAAGGAATCCACTATGAAGGTTGGTGGTGTCTCTGAAGCAAAAAGGAGGGAAGCCGCGAACTTGTGCAAAGGAGGTGTAAACAAAGCAAATGGGATGGCGACAGAAAATGGATCCAGTATGAAGGTTGGTGGTGATTCTGAAGCAAAAGGGAGGGAAGCCGCGAACTTGCGCAAAGGAGATATAAACAAAGCAAATGGGATGGCGACAGAAGATGGATCTTCCAGGAATGGGACCAGAAAGAGGGAAAGCAAGTCAACGGACAACTGCAGGTCCCAGAAGAAATCAAGGGTGACCGAACCTCCTAATGCTGCACAAGGTCAGGCTGAAGCAACTGTAGAAAGTGATGCTTCTAAAACTAATGAGGCACGTGTTTCCTCGGCTGATCTCAAGGAAAATAAGGTGGAGAGACATAAAGGATTGGCCCCAGATGAAAAAATTTCCCCACATGAAAAAAGTTTTCTTGACGGGAAGGATAGAGCTGGTGAATGTAACAGTGGGAAAGAAGATTCTGTTGAAGTAGATAAAGTCCCTTTAGCTGGTTTTTATGATTTCAACAAGGATAAAAGCTTTGCAGCTGGTCAGATATGGGCCATTTACGATCATTTTGATGGCATGCCTAGATTCTATGCTCGGATCAGGCAAGTTTTCTCATCTGGTTTTAAGGTGAGGATGACTTTATTAGAGGCTGATTCTGATGATCAATATGTGATTGATTGGATGACTGAGGACTTGCCTGTTGCTTGTGGTAAGTTCAAACACTCAAAGAATGAATACACTGAGGATCCTAGTAAGTTCTCTCATAGGGTTGAGTGGGGAAAAATCCTTGGTAGATGTCCGTACATGATATATCCCAGAAAAGGTGAAACTTGGGCACTCTACAAGAATTGGGACATTAAATGGAGCTCTGATCCAGACAACCACAGAAATTATGAGTATGAATTTGTTGAAGTCCATTCAGATTATAGCGAGGAATCGGGCATTAAGATAGCATACCTAGTTAAGATCAAGGGCTTCGTAAGCCTGTTTAGGCCAACCATAGCCAATGGAAAAGATTCGTTGCACATACCACCAAATGAAGTTCTCAGGTTTTCGCATAGGGTTCCTTCTTATAGGATGAGTGGCGAAGAACGAGAAGATTTTTGTGAAGGCTATTTTGAACTTGATCCTGCTTCTTTGCCTAGTGACATTGAGAAGATTTCTGATCCTACACAAGTGGAAGTAAATATTGGAAGTGAAGACACTGACTCTAATGGTTTACTTAATTCTCCGCGGATGGAGAGGACTAATAAGCCACAGGAGAGCACAGAGCCTGATGAAAATGCTGGGCAACCTATTCAGAAGAATTCCATTGGTTCAGATCCGGTGAATAACCCTGATGGCTTAGATACAGTGGGCAGTGTTGGAAAACCAAGATCCACTTCACCATTGCCTGTGGACCCCATTATGCCCAATCCAGAAGCAATGTACTACAACTTTGAGAAAGACAAACTTCCCCAAAAATTTATATGTGGTCAAATATGGGCTATGTATTGCGACTTAGATGGACTGCCTAAGTTTTATTGTCACATAAAAAAAGTTGAACTGTCCCCGAGTTTCAAATTGCAGATAAGATGGCTCGAGTCGTGCAGTCTACCAAAGGGTGCTACTAAATTGCTTGACAAACAAATTCCCATTTGTTGTGGGACATTTACACATGGTTCGAAGGcagaatttgatgaaactgcgTCTTTCTCTCATATGTCAAGACCAGTTACATTTAGCAAGACTAGCAAGTTCGAAATCAACCCAAGGAAAGGGGAGGTGTGGGCGTTATACAAGAACTTTAATCCTAAATTATCGCATTCTGATCTGGATAAATGTGAATACGAGATTGTCGAAGTCCGCGAAGTGAAACCTCAGCTGATACAAGTGTTGGTTTTGGAGCAGAATTGCGAGACTGTTCATTTTGGAACTATTTTCAAGAGTAAAAGAAATGGGCAGGAAATCACTATGGAAATACCAGCAGTTGATCTACTTAGATTCTCTTACCAAATTCCTGCTTTCCAGCTTACGAATAAAGTACATGAAAAGCTGCAGGGCTGTTGGGAGCTTGATCCCAAAGCATTGCCAGAGTCTTACATTTTGGACAGGACAGCAAGT GGAAGTGGCAATAAAGATCAATGA
- the LOC113306545 gene encoding 60S ribosomal protein L36-2-like, producing MAPPQPKSGLFVGLNKGHIVTTKELAPRPSARKGKTSKRVLFVRSLIREVAGFAPYEKRITELLKVGKDKRALKVAKRKLGTHKRAKKKREEMSNVLRKMRSAGVAEKKK from the exons ATGGCCCCACCACAGCCGAAGAGTGGCCTCTTTGTGGGTTTAAACAAAGGACACATTGTAACAACAAAGGAGTTGGCTCCACGCCCATCTGCTAGAAAAGGA AAAACCAGTAAAAGAGTTCTCTTTGTCAGGAGTTTGATCAGGGAAGTTGCTGGATTTGCTCCATATGAAAAGAGGATTACTGAGCTTCTCAAGGTTGGGAAAGATAAGCGTGCTTTGAAAGTTGCAAAGAGAAAGCTCGGTACACACAAGAGGGCAAAGAAGAAGAGAGAGGAGATGTCCAATGTTCTCCGTAAGATGAGGTCTgctggagttgcagagaagaaaaagtaa